Proteins co-encoded in one Coregonus clupeaformis isolate EN_2021a chromosome 5, ASM2061545v1, whole genome shotgun sequence genomic window:
- the LOC121559462 gene encoding rho GTPase-activating protein 32 isoform X1 yields the protein MMEAGSGVAAVIGNAASGAQGEPGSGDVLEGALSPCITPDEEENQPDPHKSTTPTDKSPQESTTDMVRSDEVTELPAEPEPTLRSCVSTASMKVKNVKKLTFPRGHFPRLAECAHFHYETVDFGTVQLSFAEEQTEGQKAGLDSKEPLFVVQICCQSRSWLVKRSYEDFRVLDKHLHLCIYDRRFSKLTELPRFDSLKDTVEEITKMLAAYLSHLSAIADNKINCGPVLTWMEIDNKGNHMLVAEESSINVPAIAAAHVTKRYIAQATDELTFEVGDIVSVIDMPPKEDTGWWRGKHGFQVGFFPCDCVELISDRIPPCVSSSVPKPVCKKHGKLVTFLRSFMKSRPPPQKLRQQGILRERVFGCDLGEHLLNSGHNVPQVIKCCTEFIERHGVVDGMYRLSGISSNIQKLRHEFDSEQIPDLSRDIFKQDIHSVGSLCKLYFRELPNPLLTYQLYERFSEAVSAATDDERLVKIHNVIQQLPPPHYRTLEFLMRHLSQLATFSPITNMHTKNLAIVWAPNLLRSKQIESACFSGTAAFMEVRIQSVVVEFILNNTEALFSPKLNALIRESTGTCTLSRPKSLLVCSPSTKLLSLEEAQARTQAQLGSPVTTPVLSHSEYIEVGEGPGALMGKFHTVIELPTESKRAPGKVKKSPVGSWRSFFHLGKSSSMTSKRKLKRHPSEPNEIKSIALPGGRGDSGTLRSTKSEESLTSLHNVEGEAQMYRPPRPRSTSDALSTTFRVDLCDARVKGDRYHNQSKEGHKGADGPAYDPADMSPPHQEDDLDLCLPAPGMAFLDFDPMSFQCSPLSPPTTKSAPQRKASVNWRKNVGGSSESEPISSSLKVVSNSQSPDISPVHRKGGEKNKVSRVVSPKLRRKSSKSPPVVEADVHIVCASAPRCVSDTQGGESSSPPPLDLCEAPCRPPSPPSFASTVTDSLASQNPPDPGTDRLVNSVSVLPPHPLLTSAARRLALALAESAQKATLTSQRRSTQPPYPLHRQDTPHPLDRPPRPSVLQLQSCSQDYGDLKVSSPVPLLPLAGTPVESPCGRFPGHERKQAPEGQVAMSNFTATVSPLEAGALLQGNTEVRDQREGRDRPLGAVRPVHPQMVSSSYLSGRVSPPIQSVCSIQSQLAAAVLANTDSVNAYNYRTVLAEASMPGSVEEIPPRPPLPSLVHQYSSDEERAMREAEDVYRHHRVKPAGQVSGPHHPHPRPDCLPPHLAGPNSMYKPTSDSRYSTLGLLHHPSSSPQYRGQPQPREEYSSSGHHRSRGQWHRTEDRALGYPVIRRARSFRSQQPSSVQLAETEVLPPDILFYVQRPAVQEKEYQRLVQSDVQPLQPYFENGRVQYRYSPYSDAMPLEESYYNVDPYRTSRIRHSQSYTMRSTRDSGHPGYHYHPSNNIPPAKRELFLESRDLERVIYESWDHPEGCDRLVYHPIRKENRDRQRTQGPIMSPYENLDPPVPQSDIRGRDISHTRSRSDPGNACLLAIDRVDSQREVPAVSPISPGQQLSDPSDYIRHQRGHWPGEEPVPPRRGSFSRRTQSKQGTSQRHQPQHCNVPILLDVKNMEQGKGGPSRGCDQDKVMMGNAANSYSARLKPSVSRRQRSQSIKEPRYYHHVKLPVEPDHPGSFSTQPHRRTQSTKAMPSHYDNLEGYYPSPKPKPSGSGKAMQGPFPGHGCMPPHSHRLLSQALGGHRAFLQSGLRPEAGVYAE from the exons CTGTCCTTTGCAGAGGAGCAGACTGAGGGGCAGAAGGCTGGTCTGGACTCCAAGGAGCCACTCTTCGTGGTTCAGATCTGCTGCCAG aGTCGGAGCTGGCTGGTGAAGCGATCCTATGAAGACTTCCGTGTGCTGGACAAACACCTCCACCTTTGTATCTATGACAGACGCTTCTCCAAACTCACTGAGCTGCCCCGCTTTGACTCTCTGAAGGACACAGTAGAG GAAATAACCAAGATGTTGGCAGCCTACCTGTCCCATCTCTCAGCCATCGCTGACAACAAGATCAACTGTGGTCCAGTGCTGACATGGATGGAG ATTGATAACAAGGGCAACCACATGCTGGTAGCTGAGGAGTCCTCCATCAATGTTCCTGCCATCGCCGCAGCCCACGTCACCAAACGCTACATTGCCCAGGCCACAGACGAGCTGACCTTTGAG GTAGGGGACATTGTGTCAGTCATTGACATGCCTCCTAAAGAGGACACTGGCTGGTGGAGAGGGAAACATGGTTTTCAG GTTGGCTTCTTCCCCTGTGACTGTGTGGAGCTGATCAGTGACAGGATTCCTCCCTGTGTATCCAGCTCTGTGCCAAAACCAG TGTGTAAGAAGCACGGAAAGCTGGTGACGTTCCTGAGGAGCTTCATGAAGTCCCGTCCACCCCCTCAGAAGCTGAGGCAGCAAGGGATCCTCAGGGAGAGGGTGTTTGGCTGTGACCTGGGGGAACACCTCCTCAACTCAGGACATAATG TCCCCCAGGTGATCAAATGCTGTACTGAGTTCATTGAGAGACATGGTGTCGTGGACGGGATGTACAGACTCTCTGGGATCTCCTCCAACATCCAGAAACTGAG ACATGAGTTTGACTCGGAGCAGATCCCAGACCTCAGTAGAGATATCTTCAAACAGGATATCCACTCCGTAGGGTCCCTGTGTAAACTGTACTTCAGAGAGCTACCCAACCCTCTGCTCACCTACCAGCTCTATGAGAGATTCTCA gaGGCTGTGTCTGCAGCTACTGATGACGAGAGGCTGGTGAAGATCCACAACGTTATCCAGCAgcttcctcctcctcactacag GACTCTGGAATTCCTCATGAGACATTTGTCCCAACTGGCCACCTTCAGCCCTATTACCAACATGCACACCAAGAACCTGGCCATCGTCTGGGCTCCCAACCTGCTCAG GTCCAAGCAGATTGAGTCGGCTTGTTTTAGTGGAACAGCAGCCTTCATGGAGGTGCGTATCCAGTCAGTGGTGGTGGAGTTCATACTGAACAACACAGAGGCACTCTTCAGCCCCAAACTCAACGCCCTCATCCGGGAGAGCACAG GTACCTGTACCCTATCCAGGCCCAAGTCTCTGCTGGTGTGCTCTCCCTCCACTAAGCTCCTATCTCTGGAGGAGGCCCAGGCCCGTACCCAGGCCCAGCTGGGCTCCCCTGTTACTACCCCCGTTCTGTCCCACAGCGAGTACATCGAGGTGGGGGAGGGACCCGGGGCACTGATGGGCAAGTTCCACACAGTCATTGAGCTCCCCACTGAGAG TAAGAGGGCTCCTGGGAAGGTGAAGAAGTCCCCAGTGGGAAGCTGGCGTTCATTCTTCCACCTGGGCAAGTCCTCCTCCATGACCTCCAAACGCAAGCTGAAGCGTCACCCCAGCGAACCCAATGAGATTAAAAGCATTGCACTGCCAG GTGGAAGAGGGGATAGTGGGACACTGCGCTCCACCAAAAGTGAAGAATCTCTCACCTCTTTGCACAATGTGGAAG GAGAGGCCCAGATGTACCGCCCCCCTAGACCACGCTCTACCAGCGATGCCCTCTCCACCACATTCAGGGTTGACCTGTGTGATGCCAGGGTCAAAGGCGACCGCTACCACAACCAGTCCAAGGAAGGCCATAAAGGTGCTGATGGTCCAGCCTATGACCCAGCTGACATGTCCCCTCCACATCAGGAGGATGACCTTGACCTCTGTCTTCCAGCCCCTGGCATGGCCTTTCTGGACTTTGACCCCATGTCCTTCCAGTGCAGCCCACTGAGCCCACCAACAACTAAATCCGCTCCTCAACGCAAAGCAAGCGTCAACTGGAGGAAGAATGTCGGGGGTTCCAGTGAATCAGAGCCCATCTCCTCGTCCCTCAAAGTCGTCAGTAACTCCCAGTCCCCTGACATCAGCCCAGTCCATAGGAAAGGAGGGGAGAAAAATAAAGTGTCTCGGGTCGTCTCCCCCAAACTCAGACGGAAGTCCTCTAAGTCCCCCCCTGTGGTTGAAGCAGATGTGCACATTGTGTGTGCCTCTGCCCCACGCTGTGTCTCGGACACCCAGGGTGGTGAGTCCTCGTCCCCTCCACCTCTGGATCTGTGTGAGGCACCCTGCCGGCCCCCCAGCCCACCAAGCTTTGCCTCAACTGTCACAGACAGCCTGGCTTCACAAAACCCTCCGGATCCAG GAACAGATAGGCTTGTGAATTCAGTGtctgtcctccctcctcaccctctgtTGACGAGTGCTGCCCGCAGGCTGGCCCTGGCACTGGCTGAGTCTGCCCAGAAGGCCACCCTAACCTCCCAGAGGAGGAGCACCCAGCCCCCCTACCCTCTCCATAGACAGGACACCCCGCACCCCCTGGACAGACCCCCACGGCCCTCTGTTCTCCAGCTCCAATCTTGCTCCCAGGATTACGGTGACCTCAAGGTCTCTTCTCCAGTCCCCCTCTTACCCTTGGCTGGTACACCAGTTGAGAGTCCTTGTGGCCGTTTCCCTGGCCATGAGAGAAAACAGGCCCCTGAGGGACAAGTGGCCATGAGTAACTTCACTGCCACTGTCAGTCCCTTAGAGGCTGGAGCTCTACTGCAGGGCAATACAGAGGTGAGGGaccagagggaagggagagacaggCCCCTGGGAGCTGTAAGACCTGTTCACCCTCAGATGGTGTCCTCCTCGTATCTCAGTGGTAGGGTCTCCCCTCCCATTCAATCAGTCTGCTCCATTCAGAGCCAGTTAGCCGCCGCTGTCCTCGCTAACACTGACTCGGTCAATGCCTATAACTATCGGACTGTTCTGGCTGAGGCGTCCATGCCAGGGTCTGTGGAGGAGATCCCTCCACGTCCTCCTCTGCCGTCCTTAGTCCATCAGTACAGCTCTGATGAAGAGAGAGCTATGAGGGAGGCTGAAGACGTGTACAGACATCATCGGGTCAAACCAGCAGGACAGGTATCTGGACCTCACCATCCTCATCCTCGGCCTGACTGTCTCCCTCCCCACCTGGCAGGGCCCAACAGCATGTACAAACCCACGTCTGACAGCCGCTACAGCACTTTAGGCCTCCTGCACCACCCATCTTCCTCCCCCCAGTACAGAGGTCAACCCCAACCCAGGGAGGAGTACAGCTCCAGCGGCCACCATAGATCCAGGGGACAATGGCATAGGACTGAGGATAGAGCCCTGGGGTACCCGGTCATCCGTAGGGCACGCTCCTTCCGTTCCCAGCAACCTAGTAGTGTTCAACTGGCAGAAACTGAGGTCCTACCACCAGACATCCTGTTCTACGTCCAACGTCCAGCTGTCCAGGAAAAGGAGTACCAGAGGCTAGTCCAGTCAGATGTCCAACCCCTGCAACCGTACTTTGAGAATGGACGTGTTCAGTACCGCTACAGCCCGTATTCAGACGCAATGCCTCTAGAGGAGTCTTACTACAATGTGGACCCTTACAGGACGAGCCGCATCCGACACAGTCAGTCATACACCATGCGCTCTACCAGGGATAGTGGACATCCTGGCTACCACTATCACCCTTCAAACAACATCCCACCTGCAAAAAGAGAACTCTTCTTGGAGAGCAGGGATCTAGAGCGAGTCATTTACGAGTCCTGGGACCACCCAGAGGGTTGTGACAGACTAGTCTATCACCCAATCAGGAAAgagaatagagacagacagaggacccAGGGCCCTATCATGTCTCCTTATGAGAACCTGGATCCTCCCGTCCCACAGAGTGACATCAGGGGCAGAGATATTAGTCACACCAGAAGCAGGTCAGACCCAGGTAATGCCTGCCTGCTGGCCATCGACAGAGTGGACAGCCAACGTGAAGTACCTGCTGTGTCCCCAATCTCCCCTGGCCAGCAGCTTTCAGACCCTAGTGATTACATCAGGCACCAGAGGGGTCATTGGCCAGGTGAGGAGCCAGTCCCTCCCAGGAGAGGGAGCTTCTCCAGGAGAACCCAATCCAAGCAGGGCACCTCCCAACGACATCAACCACAGCATTGCAATGTCCCTATACTCCTAGATGTTAAGAACATGGAGCAGGGTAAGGGTGGTCCTAGTAGAGGTTGTGACCAGGACAAGGTAATGATGGGTAACGCTGCTAACAGCTACTCTGCCCGATTAAAACCAAGCGTCTCCAGGAGACAACGATCACAGAGCATCAAAGAGCCTCGTTACTACCACCATGTCAAATTGCCTGTGGAACCAGATCACCCTGGGTCCTTCTCCACCCAGCCCCACAGGAGAACCCAGAGCACCAAGGCCATGCCCTCTCACTATGATAACCTGGAGGGGTACTACCCATCTCCCAAGCCCAAACCCTCAGGGTCTGGTAAGGCCATGCAAGGGCCGTTCCCTGGCCACGGCTGCATGCCCCCACACAGCCACAGACTGCTTTCCCAGGCCCTAGGGGGCCACAGGGCCTTCCTGCAGTCAGGCCTCAGGCCAGAAGCTGGAGTCTACGCTGAGTGA
- the LOC121559462 gene encoding rho GTPase-activating protein 32 isoform X2 codes for MLLYFRLTFPRGHFPRLAECAHFHYETVDFGTVQLSFAEEQTEGQKAGLDSKEPLFVVQICCQSRSWLVKRSYEDFRVLDKHLHLCIYDRRFSKLTELPRFDSLKDTVEEITKMLAAYLSHLSAIADNKINCGPVLTWMEIDNKGNHMLVAEESSINVPAIAAAHVTKRYIAQATDELTFEVGDIVSVIDMPPKEDTGWWRGKHGFQVGFFPCDCVELISDRIPPCVSSSVPKPVCKKHGKLVTFLRSFMKSRPPPQKLRQQGILRERVFGCDLGEHLLNSGHNVPQVIKCCTEFIERHGVVDGMYRLSGISSNIQKLRHEFDSEQIPDLSRDIFKQDIHSVGSLCKLYFRELPNPLLTYQLYERFSEAVSAATDDERLVKIHNVIQQLPPPHYRTLEFLMRHLSQLATFSPITNMHTKNLAIVWAPNLLRSKQIESACFSGTAAFMEVRIQSVVVEFILNNTEALFSPKLNALIRESTGTCTLSRPKSLLVCSPSTKLLSLEEAQARTQAQLGSPVTTPVLSHSEYIEVGEGPGALMGKFHTVIELPTESKRAPGKVKKSPVGSWRSFFHLGKSSSMTSKRKLKRHPSEPNEIKSIALPGGRGDSGTLRSTKSEESLTSLHNVEGEAQMYRPPRPRSTSDALSTTFRVDLCDARVKGDRYHNQSKEGHKGADGPAYDPADMSPPHQEDDLDLCLPAPGMAFLDFDPMSFQCSPLSPPTTKSAPQRKASVNWRKNVGGSSESEPISSSLKVVSNSQSPDISPVHRKGGEKNKVSRVVSPKLRRKSSKSPPVVEADVHIVCASAPRCVSDTQGGESSSPPPLDLCEAPCRPPSPPSFASTVTDSLASQNPPDPGTDRLVNSVSVLPPHPLLTSAARRLALALAESAQKATLTSQRRSTQPPYPLHRQDTPHPLDRPPRPSVLQLQSCSQDYGDLKVSSPVPLLPLAGTPVESPCGRFPGHERKQAPEGQVAMSNFTATVSPLEAGALLQGNTEVRDQREGRDRPLGAVRPVHPQMVSSSYLSGRVSPPIQSVCSIQSQLAAAVLANTDSVNAYNYRTVLAEASMPGSVEEIPPRPPLPSLVHQYSSDEERAMREAEDVYRHHRVKPAGQVSGPHHPHPRPDCLPPHLAGPNSMYKPTSDSRYSTLGLLHHPSSSPQYRGQPQPREEYSSSGHHRSRGQWHRTEDRALGYPVIRRARSFRSQQPSSVQLAETEVLPPDILFYVQRPAVQEKEYQRLVQSDVQPLQPYFENGRVQYRYSPYSDAMPLEESYYNVDPYRTSRIRHSQSYTMRSTRDSGHPGYHYHPSNNIPPAKRELFLESRDLERVIYESWDHPEGCDRLVYHPIRKENRDRQRTQGPIMSPYENLDPPVPQSDIRGRDISHTRSRSDPGNACLLAIDRVDSQREVPAVSPISPGQQLSDPSDYIRHQRGHWPGEEPVPPRRGSFSRRTQSKQGTSQRHQPQHCNVPILLDVKNMEQGKGGPSRGCDQDKVMMGNAANSYSARLKPSVSRRQRSQSIKEPRYYHHVKLPVEPDHPGSFSTQPHRRTQSTKAMPSHYDNLEGYYPSPKPKPSGSGKAMQGPFPGHGCMPPHSHRLLSQALGGHRAFLQSGLRPEAGVYAE; via the exons CTGTCCTTTGCAGAGGAGCAGACTGAGGGGCAGAAGGCTGGTCTGGACTCCAAGGAGCCACTCTTCGTGGTTCAGATCTGCTGCCAG aGTCGGAGCTGGCTGGTGAAGCGATCCTATGAAGACTTCCGTGTGCTGGACAAACACCTCCACCTTTGTATCTATGACAGACGCTTCTCCAAACTCACTGAGCTGCCCCGCTTTGACTCTCTGAAGGACACAGTAGAG GAAATAACCAAGATGTTGGCAGCCTACCTGTCCCATCTCTCAGCCATCGCTGACAACAAGATCAACTGTGGTCCAGTGCTGACATGGATGGAG ATTGATAACAAGGGCAACCACATGCTGGTAGCTGAGGAGTCCTCCATCAATGTTCCTGCCATCGCCGCAGCCCACGTCACCAAACGCTACATTGCCCAGGCCACAGACGAGCTGACCTTTGAG GTAGGGGACATTGTGTCAGTCATTGACATGCCTCCTAAAGAGGACACTGGCTGGTGGAGAGGGAAACATGGTTTTCAG GTTGGCTTCTTCCCCTGTGACTGTGTGGAGCTGATCAGTGACAGGATTCCTCCCTGTGTATCCAGCTCTGTGCCAAAACCAG TGTGTAAGAAGCACGGAAAGCTGGTGACGTTCCTGAGGAGCTTCATGAAGTCCCGTCCACCCCCTCAGAAGCTGAGGCAGCAAGGGATCCTCAGGGAGAGGGTGTTTGGCTGTGACCTGGGGGAACACCTCCTCAACTCAGGACATAATG TCCCCCAGGTGATCAAATGCTGTACTGAGTTCATTGAGAGACATGGTGTCGTGGACGGGATGTACAGACTCTCTGGGATCTCCTCCAACATCCAGAAACTGAG ACATGAGTTTGACTCGGAGCAGATCCCAGACCTCAGTAGAGATATCTTCAAACAGGATATCCACTCCGTAGGGTCCCTGTGTAAACTGTACTTCAGAGAGCTACCCAACCCTCTGCTCACCTACCAGCTCTATGAGAGATTCTCA gaGGCTGTGTCTGCAGCTACTGATGACGAGAGGCTGGTGAAGATCCACAACGTTATCCAGCAgcttcctcctcctcactacag GACTCTGGAATTCCTCATGAGACATTTGTCCCAACTGGCCACCTTCAGCCCTATTACCAACATGCACACCAAGAACCTGGCCATCGTCTGGGCTCCCAACCTGCTCAG GTCCAAGCAGATTGAGTCGGCTTGTTTTAGTGGAACAGCAGCCTTCATGGAGGTGCGTATCCAGTCAGTGGTGGTGGAGTTCATACTGAACAACACAGAGGCACTCTTCAGCCCCAAACTCAACGCCCTCATCCGGGAGAGCACAG GTACCTGTACCCTATCCAGGCCCAAGTCTCTGCTGGTGTGCTCTCCCTCCACTAAGCTCCTATCTCTGGAGGAGGCCCAGGCCCGTACCCAGGCCCAGCTGGGCTCCCCTGTTACTACCCCCGTTCTGTCCCACAGCGAGTACATCGAGGTGGGGGAGGGACCCGGGGCACTGATGGGCAAGTTCCACACAGTCATTGAGCTCCCCACTGAGAG TAAGAGGGCTCCTGGGAAGGTGAAGAAGTCCCCAGTGGGAAGCTGGCGTTCATTCTTCCACCTGGGCAAGTCCTCCTCCATGACCTCCAAACGCAAGCTGAAGCGTCACCCCAGCGAACCCAATGAGATTAAAAGCATTGCACTGCCAG GTGGAAGAGGGGATAGTGGGACACTGCGCTCCACCAAAAGTGAAGAATCTCTCACCTCTTTGCACAATGTGGAAG GAGAGGCCCAGATGTACCGCCCCCCTAGACCACGCTCTACCAGCGATGCCCTCTCCACCACATTCAGGGTTGACCTGTGTGATGCCAGGGTCAAAGGCGACCGCTACCACAACCAGTCCAAGGAAGGCCATAAAGGTGCTGATGGTCCAGCCTATGACCCAGCTGACATGTCCCCTCCACATCAGGAGGATGACCTTGACCTCTGTCTTCCAGCCCCTGGCATGGCCTTTCTGGACTTTGACCCCATGTCCTTCCAGTGCAGCCCACTGAGCCCACCAACAACTAAATCCGCTCCTCAACGCAAAGCAAGCGTCAACTGGAGGAAGAATGTCGGGGGTTCCAGTGAATCAGAGCCCATCTCCTCGTCCCTCAAAGTCGTCAGTAACTCCCAGTCCCCTGACATCAGCCCAGTCCATAGGAAAGGAGGGGAGAAAAATAAAGTGTCTCGGGTCGTCTCCCCCAAACTCAGACGGAAGTCCTCTAAGTCCCCCCCTGTGGTTGAAGCAGATGTGCACATTGTGTGTGCCTCTGCCCCACGCTGTGTCTCGGACACCCAGGGTGGTGAGTCCTCGTCCCCTCCACCTCTGGATCTGTGTGAGGCACCCTGCCGGCCCCCCAGCCCACCAAGCTTTGCCTCAACTGTCACAGACAGCCTGGCTTCACAAAACCCTCCGGATCCAG GAACAGATAGGCTTGTGAATTCAGTGtctgtcctccctcctcaccctctgtTGACGAGTGCTGCCCGCAGGCTGGCCCTGGCACTGGCTGAGTCTGCCCAGAAGGCCACCCTAACCTCCCAGAGGAGGAGCACCCAGCCCCCCTACCCTCTCCATAGACAGGACACCCCGCACCCCCTGGACAGACCCCCACGGCCCTCTGTTCTCCAGCTCCAATCTTGCTCCCAGGATTACGGTGACCTCAAGGTCTCTTCTCCAGTCCCCCTCTTACCCTTGGCTGGTACACCAGTTGAGAGTCCTTGTGGCCGTTTCCCTGGCCATGAGAGAAAACAGGCCCCTGAGGGACAAGTGGCCATGAGTAACTTCACTGCCACTGTCAGTCCCTTAGAGGCTGGAGCTCTACTGCAGGGCAATACAGAGGTGAGGGaccagagggaagggagagacaggCCCCTGGGAGCTGTAAGACCTGTTCACCCTCAGATGGTGTCCTCCTCGTATCTCAGTGGTAGGGTCTCCCCTCCCATTCAATCAGTCTGCTCCATTCAGAGCCAGTTAGCCGCCGCTGTCCTCGCTAACACTGACTCGGTCAATGCCTATAACTATCGGACTGTTCTGGCTGAGGCGTCCATGCCAGGGTCTGTGGAGGAGATCCCTCCACGTCCTCCTCTGCCGTCCTTAGTCCATCAGTACAGCTCTGATGAAGAGAGAGCTATGAGGGAGGCTGAAGACGTGTACAGACATCATCGGGTCAAACCAGCAGGACAGGTATCTGGACCTCACCATCCTCATCCTCGGCCTGACTGTCTCCCTCCCCACCTGGCAGGGCCCAACAGCATGTACAAACCCACGTCTGACAGCCGCTACAGCACTTTAGGCCTCCTGCACCACCCATCTTCCTCCCCCCAGTACAGAGGTCAACCCCAACCCAGGGAGGAGTACAGCTCCAGCGGCCACCATAGATCCAGGGGACAATGGCATAGGACTGAGGATAGAGCCCTGGGGTACCCGGTCATCCGTAGGGCACGCTCCTTCCGTTCCCAGCAACCTAGTAGTGTTCAACTGGCAGAAACTGAGGTCCTACCACCAGACATCCTGTTCTACGTCCAACGTCCAGCTGTCCAGGAAAAGGAGTACCAGAGGCTAGTCCAGTCAGATGTCCAACCCCTGCAACCGTACTTTGAGAATGGACGTGTTCAGTACCGCTACAGCCCGTATTCAGACGCAATGCCTCTAGAGGAGTCTTACTACAATGTGGACCCTTACAGGACGAGCCGCATCCGACACAGTCAGTCATACACCATGCGCTCTACCAGGGATAGTGGACATCCTGGCTACCACTATCACCCTTCAAACAACATCCCACCTGCAAAAAGAGAACTCTTCTTGGAGAGCAGGGATCTAGAGCGAGTCATTTACGAGTCCTGGGACCACCCAGAGGGTTGTGACAGACTAGTCTATCACCCAATCAGGAAAgagaatagagacagacagaggacccAGGGCCCTATCATGTCTCCTTATGAGAACCTGGATCCTCCCGTCCCACAGAGTGACATCAGGGGCAGAGATATTAGTCACACCAGAAGCAGGTCAGACCCAGGTAATGCCTGCCTGCTGGCCATCGACAGAGTGGACAGCCAACGTGAAGTACCTGCTGTGTCCCCAATCTCCCCTGGCCAGCAGCTTTCAGACCCTAGTGATTACATCAGGCACCAGAGGGGTCATTGGCCAGGTGAGGAGCCAGTCCCTCCCAGGAGAGGGAGCTTCTCCAGGAGAACCCAATCCAAGCAGGGCACCTCCCAACGACATCAACCACAGCATTGCAATGTCCCTATACTCCTAGATGTTAAGAACATGGAGCAGGGTAAGGGTGGTCCTAGTAGAGGTTGTGACCAGGACAAGGTAATGATGGGTAACGCTGCTAACAGCTACTCTGCCCGATTAAAACCAAGCGTCTCCAGGAGACAACGATCACAGAGCATCAAAGAGCCTCGTTACTACCACCATGTCAAATTGCCTGTGGAACCAGATCACCCTGGGTCCTTCTCCACCCAGCCCCACAGGAGAACCCAGAGCACCAAGGCCATGCCCTCTCACTATGATAACCTGGAGGGGTACTACCCATCTCCCAAGCCCAAACCCTCAGGGTCTGGTAAGGCCATGCAAGGGCCGTTCCCTGGCCACGGCTGCATGCCCCCACACAGCCACAGACTGCTTTCCCAGGCCCTAGGGGGCCACAGGGCCTTCCTGCAGTCAGGCCTCAGGCCAGAAGCTGGAGTCTACGCTGAGTGA